Proteins encoded by one window of Rutidosis leptorrhynchoides isolate AG116_Rl617_1_P2 chromosome 7, CSIRO_AGI_Rlap_v1, whole genome shotgun sequence:
- the LOC139857337 gene encoding probable amino acid permease 7: MAGEGYEDAEHQNTPLLQSSPHILTGTVWTALAHIITGVIGSGVLSLAWSMAQLGWIAGPLSLLLFAFFTLVSASFICDVHLYSNPSNGIATVNRSYLQAVNTVLGYKNGLVCGFLVYFSIFKTGVVYTITSAVSMRAIRQSNCYHVEGHEAACAYDNKYYLLLFGLVQMIASQIPNIFHTKWLSITAAIMSFTYSFVGMGLGIAQVIGQGEIKGSMSGISTNNPIQKVWLVAQALGDIAFSYTFSLILLEIQSTLKSPPSQKVTMKKASTIAISTTTIFYLCCGASGYAAFGDSTPGNLLTGFGFYEPYWLVDFGNACIVLHLVGGYQIYSHTLFAIVERWYEENFPGSVFARDIQSVKLSLLPEFRLNPLRLCFRTTYVILTMSVGMLFPYFNEVVAFAGSVIFWPLTIYFPVEMYFVQKKVVPWSGKWIILRMYSIFCLLVTIFVLAGSIEGLVVKRFG; the protein is encoded by the exons ATGGCTGGAGAAGGCTATGAAGATGCAGAACATCAAAATACGCCATTGTTACAAAGTTCACCTCATATACTCACCG GAACTGTATGGACAGCCTTAGCACATATAATAACAGGAGTAATAGGATCAGGTGTGTTATCACTTGCCTGGAGTATGGCTCAGCTTGGATGGATTGCAGGTCCATTGTCCCTGTTACTTTTTGCATTTTTCACACTTGTGTCTGCATCATTTATTTGTGATGTTCATTTGTATTCGAACCCTAGCAATGGCATTGCTACTGTGAATCGCTCTTACTTGCAGGCGGTTAACACTGTATTAG GTTATAAGAACGGATTGGTGTGTGGCTTTTTGGTGTATTTTAGTATTTTCAAAACAGGTGTTGTGTATACAATTACTTCTGCGGTTAGTATGAG AGCGATTAGGCAATCAAATTGTTACCATGTAGAAGGACATGAGGCTGCCTGTGCATATGATAATAAATACTATTTGCTTTTGTTTGGACTTGTACAAATGATAGCTTCTCAAATACCGAACATTTTTCATACCAAATGGCTCTCAATTACTGCTGCAATCATGTCTTTCACATATTCATTTGTTGGAATGGGACTTGGAATAGCCCAGGTAATAG GACAAGGGGAGATTAAAGGTAGCATGAGTGGAATCTCAACTAACAATCCCATACAGAAAGTATGGTTGGTTGCTCAAGCCCTCGGGGATATTGCATTCTCATATACATTTTCGTTAATCCTTCTTGAAATACAG AGCACTTTGAAGTCACCGCCATCTCAAAAGGTGACCATGAAGAAGGCTTCCACCATTGCAATATCTACAACTACTATCTTCTATCTCTGTTGTGGTGCTTCTGGATATGCAGCCTTTGGAGATTCGACACCTGGAAATTTGCTGACTGGGTTTGGATTCTACGAACCATATTGGCTCGTTGACTTTGGTAACGCATGCATTGTTCTACACTTAGTTGGAGGGTATCAG ATATACAGTCATACGCTGTTTGCGATTGTGGAGAGATGGTATGAGGAAAATTTCCCAGGAAGTGTGTTCGCAAGGGATATTCAGAGTGTGAAGTTGTCATTATTGCCCGAGTTTAGATTGAATCCTCTTAGGTTATGTTTTAGAACAACATATGTTATTTTGACCATGTCAGTTGGGATGTTATTTCCTTACTTCAATGAAGTAGTGGCGTTTGCAGGATCAGTGATATTCTGGCCTTTGACCATATATTTCCCAGTTGAGATGTACTTTGTGCAGAAGAAGGTAGTACCTTGGTCCGGCAAGTGGATTATTCTTCGGATGTATAGCATTTTTTGCCTGCTTGTAACGATATTCGTCTTGGCTGGTTCCATTGAAGGATTGGTTGTCAAAAGATTTGGCTAG
- the LOC139857635 gene encoding probable amino acid permease 7 isoform X1, translating into MFGRRNYNDDEDEQPPLLQTSNLVLTGTVWTALAHFIAGVIGSGVLSLAWSMAQLGWIGGPFCVVLIAFFALVSAFLISNFQIYSNPNNGTTTTNHSYLQAVHTILGYKNGIVCGCLVFFSLFKTGVVYVITSAICMRAIRQSNCYHEEGHEAACEYENVYYMLMFGLVQIVVSQIPNIFHTKWLSIIAAIMSFTYSLIGVGLGLAQVIGQGEIKGNISGISTKNPTQKLWLVAEAIGDIAFSFTFSLILLEIQSTLKSPPSQKETMKKTSGIAVFITASFYLLCGASGYAAFGDSAPGNLLTGFGFYEPYWLVDFGNACIVLHLVGGYQIYSQTLFAIVERWYVEKFPESVLTVDITSLKVSSLSPAFRVNPLRLCFRTAYVVLTIAVAMLFPYFNEVLAFAGSIIFWPLTIYFPVEMYFVHKKIVPWSSKWVVLRIYSTFCLTVSVFILIGSLHGLIAKRFG; encoded by the exons ATGTTTGGTAGAAGAaattataatgatgatgaagatgaacagCCGCCATTGTTGCAGACCTCAAATCTTGTCCTCACTG GAACTGTATGGACAGCATTAGCACATTTTATAGCTGGTGTAATAGGATCAGGTGTTTTATCATTAGCTTGGAGTATGGCTCAACTTGGATGGATTGGTGGCCCATTTTGTGTTGTACTCATTGCGTTTTTCGCACTCGTGTCTGCATTCCTTATCTCCAATTTTCAAATTTATTCAAACCCTAACAATGGCACTACTACCACTAATCACTCTTACTTGCAAGCTGTTCACACCATTTTAG GATATAAAAACGGAATTGTGTGTGGATGCTTGGTGTTTTTTAGTTTATTTAAAACCGGCGTTGTTTATGTAATTACATCCGCGATTTGCATGAG AGCAATTAGACAATCGAATTGTTACCATGAAGAAGGGCATGAAGCGGCTTGTGAATATGAGAACGTATATTATATGCTTATGTTTGGACTTGTTCAGATAGTAGTTTCTCAAATACCAAATATTTTTCATACAAAATGGCTCTCAATTATCGCTGCAATCATGTCCTTCACGTATTCTTTGATCGGAGTTGGACTTGGATTAGCCCAAGTTATAG GACAAGGGGAGATTAAAGGTAACATTAGTGGAATTTCAACCAAGAACCCAACACAAAAACTATGGTTGGTTGCAGAAGCTATCGGGGATATTGCATTTTCGTTTACCTTTTCGTTAATTCTTCTTGAAATACAG AGCACTTTAAAATCACCCCCATCTCAAAAAGAGACCATGAAGAAGACTTCGGGTATTGCAGTCTTTATAACTGCTTCGTTCTACCTTTTATGTGGTGCTTCTGGTTATGCTGCGTTTGGGGATTCAGCTCCTGGGAATTTATTGACCGGGTTTGGATTTTACGAACCGTATTGGCTTGTTGACTTTGGTAATGCGTGCATTGTTCTCCATTTAGTTGGAGGCTATCAG ATATATAGTCAGACATTGTTTGCAATTGTGGAAAGATGGTATGTCGAAAAGTTCCCTGAAAGCGTATTGACAGTGGATATTACGAGTTTAAAGGTATCGTCATTATCACCTGCATTTAGAGTGAACCCTTTAAGGTTATGTTTCCGAACGGCGTATGTAGTTTTGACCATCGCTGTAGCTATGTTATTCCCTTACTTCAATGAAGTCCTGGCGTTTGCAGGATCAATTATCTTCTGGCCCTTGACCATATATTTCCCAGTTGAGATGTACTTTGTGCATAAAAAGATTGTACCTTGGTCCAGTAAATGGGTTGTTCTTCGTATTTATAGCACTTTTTGCCTAACTGTATCTGTTTTTATTCTAATTGGTTCTCTTCATGGACTGATTGCCAAAAGATTTGGCTAG
- the LOC139857635 gene encoding probable amino acid permease 7 isoform X2: MFGRRNYNDDEDEQPPLLQTSNLVLTGTVWTALAHFIAGVIGSGVLSLAWSMAQLGWIGGPFCVVLIAFFALVSAFLISNFQIYSNPNNGTTTTNHSYLQAVHTILGYKNGIVCGCLVFFSLFKTGVVYVITSAICMRAIRQSNCYHEEGHEAACEYENVYYMLMFGLVQIVVSQIPNIFHTKWLSIIAAIMSFTYSLIGVGLGLAQVIGQGEIKGNISGISTKNPTQKLWLVAEAIGDIAFSFTFSLILLEIQSTLKSPPSQKETMKKTSGIAVFITASFYLLCGASGYAAFGDSAPGNLLTGFGFYEPYWLVDFGNACIVLHLVGGYQIYSQTLFAIVERWYVEKFPESVLTVDITSLKDQLSSGP; this comes from the exons ATGTTTGGTAGAAGAaattataatgatgatgaagatgaacagCCGCCATTGTTGCAGACCTCAAATCTTGTCCTCACTG GAACTGTATGGACAGCATTAGCACATTTTATAGCTGGTGTAATAGGATCAGGTGTTTTATCATTAGCTTGGAGTATGGCTCAACTTGGATGGATTGGTGGCCCATTTTGTGTTGTACTCATTGCGTTTTTCGCACTCGTGTCTGCATTCCTTATCTCCAATTTTCAAATTTATTCAAACCCTAACAATGGCACTACTACCACTAATCACTCTTACTTGCAAGCTGTTCACACCATTTTAG GATATAAAAACGGAATTGTGTGTGGATGCTTGGTGTTTTTTAGTTTATTTAAAACCGGCGTTGTTTATGTAATTACATCCGCGATTTGCATGAG AGCAATTAGACAATCGAATTGTTACCATGAAGAAGGGCATGAAGCGGCTTGTGAATATGAGAACGTATATTATATGCTTATGTTTGGACTTGTTCAGATAGTAGTTTCTCAAATACCAAATATTTTTCATACAAAATGGCTCTCAATTATCGCTGCAATCATGTCCTTCACGTATTCTTTGATCGGAGTTGGACTTGGATTAGCCCAAGTTATAG GACAAGGGGAGATTAAAGGTAACATTAGTGGAATTTCAACCAAGAACCCAACACAAAAACTATGGTTGGTTGCAGAAGCTATCGGGGATATTGCATTTTCGTTTACCTTTTCGTTAATTCTTCTTGAAATACAG AGCACTTTAAAATCACCCCCATCTCAAAAAGAGACCATGAAGAAGACTTCGGGTATTGCAGTCTTTATAACTGCTTCGTTCTACCTTTTATGTGGTGCTTCTGGTTATGCTGCGTTTGGGGATTCAGCTCCTGGGAATTTATTGACCGGGTTTGGATTTTACGAACCGTATTGGCTTGTTGACTTTGGTAATGCGTGCATTGTTCTCCATTTAGTTGGAGGCTATCAG ATATATAGTCAGACATTGTTTGCAATTGTGGAAAGATGGTATGTCGAAAAGTTCCCTGAAAGCGTATTGACAGTGGATATTACGAGTTTAAAG GATCAATTATCTTCTGGCCCTTGA
- the LOC139857998 gene encoding probable galactinol--sucrose galactosyltransferase 1 isoform X1, whose protein sequence is MTVGAAISINDRKLNVFGNCVLTDVPENVFLTSSTGDEMMNGAFVGVRSDQTGSRMVFPVGKLEGLRFMCVFRFKLWWMTQRMGTCGQDIPTETQFLIVETRDGSYYGETNEDDDDGCHQTALYTVFLPILEGDFRAVIQGNVDNELEICLESGDPDVKDFEGSHLVFVAAGSDPFDVITNAVKSVERHLQTFSHLERKKMPDMLNWFGWCTWDAFYTEVTSEGVKQGLESFEKGGVSPKFVIIDDGWQSVGMDPSSVEAKADNTAKCVLQSFVNFVNKKNEVTNNVLVSYSYANRLTHIKENHKFQKDGKEGHRVEDPSMGLRHVVTDIKDHHNIKYVYVWHAITGYWGGVRPGVAEMEHYGSKLLFPVSSPGIESNENCDALKAIITNGLGLVDPEKVFNFYNELHSYLASAGIDGVKVDVQNILETLGAGHGGRVKLTRKYHQALEASVSRNFPDNGIISCMSHNTDGLYSTKRTAVIRASDDFWPGVKASHTVHIASVAYNTVFLGEFMQPDWDMFHSLHPMAEYHGAARAVGGCAIYVSDKPGHHDFNLLKKLVLPDGSILRAKLPGRPTTDCLFVDPTRDGKSLLKIWNLNNFNGVVGVFNCQGAGWCKDGKKILVHDDQPVTITGIIRAKDVNYLPRVAHNNWAGDVVVYSHLSRELVYLPKNASISVTLKSREYEVFTVVPIKKLSSGVRFAPIGLIEMFNSGGSIVELNYEMEKQGNVGLKVRGCGAFGAYSTKRPIRVTIDSKETEFGYEEGTGLVSIKLNVPETEMCLWDITIEV, encoded by the exons ATGACTGTGGGAGCAGCTATATCGATCAATGACCGAAAACTGAACGTGTTCGGAAATTGTGTGTTAACTGATGTACCTGAAAATGTGTTCCTTACTTCATCCACTGGCGATGAGATGATGAATGGCGCGTTCGTTGGCGTACGATCAGATCAGACTGGTAGTCGTATGGTGTTTCCGGTTGGAAAACTTGA GGGACTGAGGTTTATGTGTGTGTTTCGGTTCAAATTATGGTGGATGACACAGAGAATGGGGACATGTGGTCAGGATATACCTACTGAGACCCAGTTTTTAATAGTCGAAACGCGTGATGGTTCATATTATGGGGAAACTAATGAAGATGACGATGATGGATGTCATCAAACAGCTCTATACACCGTCTTTTTGCCCATTCTTGAGGGTGATTTTAGAGCTGTTATACAAGGAAACGTCGATAACGAATTGGAGATTTGTTTGGAAAGTG GTGATCCTGATGTGAAAGATTTCGAAGGGAGTCATCTTGTATTTGTGGCTGCTGGATCTGACCCGTTTGATGTCATAACGAATGCAGTCAA GAGTGTGGAAAGACATTTACAGACATTTTCTCATCTTGAAAGAAAGAAG ATGCCAGATATGTTAAATTGGTTTGGATGGTGCACATGGGATGCTTTTTACACCGAGGTTACTTCTGAAGGTGTCAAACAAGGCCTTGAGAG TTTCGAGAAAGGAGGGGTTTCACCAAAGTTTGTTATCATCGATGATGGGTGGCAATCGGTTGGTATGGATCCCAGTAGCGTTGAAGCTAAAGCTGATAATACCGCTAAGTGCGTCCTTCAAAGTTTCGTTAATTtcgtaaataaaaaaaatgaagttaCTAACAATGTACTTGTTTCGTATAGTTATGCAAATAGGTTAACTCATATAAAAGAGAACCACAAATTTCAGAAAGATGGCAAAGAAGGTCACAGAGTAGAGGATCCATCAATGGGACTTCGTCACGTTGTTACAGACATTAAAGACCATCATAACATCAA GTATGTGTATGTTTGGCACGCGATAACCGGTTATTGGGGTGGAGTGAGACCCGGAGTAGCAGAAATGGAGCATTACGGATCCAAATTGTTATTCCCAGTTTCATCTCCAGGAATTGAATCCAATGAAAATTGTGATGCTTTGAAAGCCATTATCACAAACGGGCTCGGTTTAGTTGACCCTGAAAAAGTGTTCAACTTTTATAACGAGTTGCATTCGTATCTTGCATCTGCTGGTATTGATGGTGTCAAGGTAGATGTACAAAACATTCTTGAAACACTCGGTGCAGGCCATGGTGGTCGGGTTAAACTTACTAGGAAGTATCATCAGGCGTTAGAAGCTTCGGTTTCTAGAAACTTCCCTGATAACGGAATCATTTCTTGCATGAGTCACAACACAGATGGTTTGTACAGTACAAAGAGAACAGCGGTAATAAGGGCATCAGACGATTTTTGGCCAGGGGTTAAGGCGTCACACACAGTCCATATTGCTTCGGTTGCTTATAATACTGTCTTTCTAGGAGAGTTCATGCAGCCTGATTGGGATATGTTTCAC AGCTTGCATCCCATGGCTGAATATCATGGTGCTGCTCGTGCGGTTGGTGGCTGTGCTATTTACGTCAG TGACAAGCCTGGGCATCACGATTTCAATTTATTAAAGAAGCTTGTGCTTCCTGATGGATCGATATTAAGGGCAAAACTTCCAGGAAGACCAACGACAGATTGCTTGTTTGTAGATCCTACCAGAGATGGAAAAAG TCTTTTGAAGATTTGGAATTTAAACAATTTCAACGGAGTAGTTGGAGTTTTTAACTGTCAGGGAGCAGGATGGTGTAAAGATGGAAAGAAGATACTCGTACACGATGATCAACCAGTCACCATAACCGGAATCATCCGAGCTAAAGATGTTAATTACTTGCCTAGAGTTGCACACAATAATTGGGCTGGAGATGTCGTTGTATACAGTCACCTAAGCC GAGAATTGGTGTATCTTCCTAAGAATGCATCTATCTCGGTGACTTTAAAATCGAGAGAATACGAGGTTTTTACAGTAGTTCCAATCAAGAAACTGTCAAGTGGGGTTCGTTTTGCTCCTATAGGTTTAATCGAAATGTTCAACTCAGGAGGTTCGATTGTTGAATTAAACTATGAAATGGAGAAACAAGGAAATGTGGGGTTGAAAGTTCGTGGGTGTGGTGCGTTTGGAGCATATTCAACAAAAAGACCGATAAGAGTTACTATTGATTCGAAAGAAACTGAATTTGGGTATGAAGAGGGAACCGGATTGGTTAGTATTAAATTAAATGTTCCAGAAACAGAGATGTGCTTATGGGACATCACCATTGAAGTCTGA
- the LOC139857998 gene encoding probable galactinol--sucrose galactosyltransferase 1 isoform X2 — MTVGAAISINDRKLNVFGNCVLTDVPENVFLTSSTGDEMMNGAFVGVRSDQTGSRMVFPVGKLEGLRFMCVFRFKLWWMTQRMGTCGQDIPTETQFLIVETRDGSYYGETNEDDDDGCHQTALYTVFLPILEGDFRAVIQGNVDNELEICLESGDPDVKDFEGSHLVFVAAGSDPFDVITNAVKSVERHLQTFSHLERKKMPDMLNWFGWCTWDAFYTEVTSEGVKQGLESFEKGGVSPKFVIIDDGWQSVGMDPSSVEAKADNTANYANRLTHIKENHKFQKDGKEGHRVEDPSMGLRHVVTDIKDHHNIKYVYVWHAITGYWGGVRPGVAEMEHYGSKLLFPVSSPGIESNENCDALKAIITNGLGLVDPEKVFNFYNELHSYLASAGIDGVKVDVQNILETLGAGHGGRVKLTRKYHQALEASVSRNFPDNGIISCMSHNTDGLYSTKRTAVIRASDDFWPGVKASHTVHIASVAYNTVFLGEFMQPDWDMFHSLHPMAEYHGAARAVGGCAIYVSDKPGHHDFNLLKKLVLPDGSILRAKLPGRPTTDCLFVDPTRDGKSLLKIWNLNNFNGVVGVFNCQGAGWCKDGKKILVHDDQPVTITGIIRAKDVNYLPRVAHNNWAGDVVVYSHLSRELVYLPKNASISVTLKSREYEVFTVVPIKKLSSGVRFAPIGLIEMFNSGGSIVELNYEMEKQGNVGLKVRGCGAFGAYSTKRPIRVTIDSKETEFGYEEGTGLVSIKLNVPETEMCLWDITIEV; from the exons ATGACTGTGGGAGCAGCTATATCGATCAATGACCGAAAACTGAACGTGTTCGGAAATTGTGTGTTAACTGATGTACCTGAAAATGTGTTCCTTACTTCATCCACTGGCGATGAGATGATGAATGGCGCGTTCGTTGGCGTACGATCAGATCAGACTGGTAGTCGTATGGTGTTTCCGGTTGGAAAACTTGA GGGACTGAGGTTTATGTGTGTGTTTCGGTTCAAATTATGGTGGATGACACAGAGAATGGGGACATGTGGTCAGGATATACCTACTGAGACCCAGTTTTTAATAGTCGAAACGCGTGATGGTTCATATTATGGGGAAACTAATGAAGATGACGATGATGGATGTCATCAAACAGCTCTATACACCGTCTTTTTGCCCATTCTTGAGGGTGATTTTAGAGCTGTTATACAAGGAAACGTCGATAACGAATTGGAGATTTGTTTGGAAAGTG GTGATCCTGATGTGAAAGATTTCGAAGGGAGTCATCTTGTATTTGTGGCTGCTGGATCTGACCCGTTTGATGTCATAACGAATGCAGTCAA GAGTGTGGAAAGACATTTACAGACATTTTCTCATCTTGAAAGAAAGAAG ATGCCAGATATGTTAAATTGGTTTGGATGGTGCACATGGGATGCTTTTTACACCGAGGTTACTTCTGAAGGTGTCAAACAAGGCCTTGAGAG TTTCGAGAAAGGAGGGGTTTCACCAAAGTTTGTTATCATCGATGATGGGTGGCAATCGGTTGGTATGGATCCCAGTAGCGTTGAAGCTAAAGCTGATAATACCGCTAA TTATGCAAATAGGTTAACTCATATAAAAGAGAACCACAAATTTCAGAAAGATGGCAAAGAAGGTCACAGAGTAGAGGATCCATCAATGGGACTTCGTCACGTTGTTACAGACATTAAAGACCATCATAACATCAA GTATGTGTATGTTTGGCACGCGATAACCGGTTATTGGGGTGGAGTGAGACCCGGAGTAGCAGAAATGGAGCATTACGGATCCAAATTGTTATTCCCAGTTTCATCTCCAGGAATTGAATCCAATGAAAATTGTGATGCTTTGAAAGCCATTATCACAAACGGGCTCGGTTTAGTTGACCCTGAAAAAGTGTTCAACTTTTATAACGAGTTGCATTCGTATCTTGCATCTGCTGGTATTGATGGTGTCAAGGTAGATGTACAAAACATTCTTGAAACACTCGGTGCAGGCCATGGTGGTCGGGTTAAACTTACTAGGAAGTATCATCAGGCGTTAGAAGCTTCGGTTTCTAGAAACTTCCCTGATAACGGAATCATTTCTTGCATGAGTCACAACACAGATGGTTTGTACAGTACAAAGAGAACAGCGGTAATAAGGGCATCAGACGATTTTTGGCCAGGGGTTAAGGCGTCACACACAGTCCATATTGCTTCGGTTGCTTATAATACTGTCTTTCTAGGAGAGTTCATGCAGCCTGATTGGGATATGTTTCAC AGCTTGCATCCCATGGCTGAATATCATGGTGCTGCTCGTGCGGTTGGTGGCTGTGCTATTTACGTCAG TGACAAGCCTGGGCATCACGATTTCAATTTATTAAAGAAGCTTGTGCTTCCTGATGGATCGATATTAAGGGCAAAACTTCCAGGAAGACCAACGACAGATTGCTTGTTTGTAGATCCTACCAGAGATGGAAAAAG TCTTTTGAAGATTTGGAATTTAAACAATTTCAACGGAGTAGTTGGAGTTTTTAACTGTCAGGGAGCAGGATGGTGTAAAGATGGAAAGAAGATACTCGTACACGATGATCAACCAGTCACCATAACCGGAATCATCCGAGCTAAAGATGTTAATTACTTGCCTAGAGTTGCACACAATAATTGGGCTGGAGATGTCGTTGTATACAGTCACCTAAGCC GAGAATTGGTGTATCTTCCTAAGAATGCATCTATCTCGGTGACTTTAAAATCGAGAGAATACGAGGTTTTTACAGTAGTTCCAATCAAGAAACTGTCAAGTGGGGTTCGTTTTGCTCCTATAGGTTTAATCGAAATGTTCAACTCAGGAGGTTCGATTGTTGAATTAAACTATGAAATGGAGAAACAAGGAAATGTGGGGTTGAAAGTTCGTGGGTGTGGTGCGTTTGGAGCATATTCAACAAAAAGACCGATAAGAGTTACTATTGATTCGAAAGAAACTGAATTTGGGTATGAAGAGGGAACCGGATTGGTTAGTATTAAATTAAATGTTCCAGAAACAGAGATGTGCTTATGGGACATCACCATTGAAGTCTGA